One Archangium violaceum genomic window, GATGCCTGGGAAGCCGAGTGGGGTGTGAACCTCGAGTTCAACTCCGTGGAGGGCGAGCGAACGGGCGTGACGATCGCCCGGGGCGTGGGTTCCGTGGACGAGGTGCTCGCGCGCATCCGCCAGAACCCGGCCGTCGAGTCCGCCGAGCCGCTGAAGGTGTACTCGGTGCCGCCCGCGGAGGAGGCCGTGTCCGGGCTGGAGGCGCCGCTCGAGGAGGTGGGCAAGGACGGCTACACCCCGAACGATCCGGACTACCCCAAGCAGTGGAACCTCCGGATGATCCACATGCCGAGCGCCTGGCAGCAGAGCCGTGGCAAGGGCGTGGTGGTGGCGGTGCTGGACACGGGCGTGGCCTACGAGGATCACGACGACTTCAAGCAGGTGCCGGACCTCGAGGGCGTCAAGTTCAAGACGGGGTACGACTTCGTCAACGACGATGCGCACGCGAATGACGACCACGGGCACGGCACGCACGTGGCGGGCACCATCGCGCAGGCGACCAACAACGGCCAGGGCGTGGCCGGCGTGGCCTTCGAGGCGACGCTGATGCCGGTGAAGGTGCTCAACCACTTCGGTGCCGGCACGTCGGCGGACATCGCCGAGGCCATCCGCTTCGCGGCGGACAACGGCGCCAACGTCATCAACATGTCCCTGGGTGGGGGTGGCTACTCGAAGGTGATGGCGGACGCCGTGGAGTACGCGCGGAAGAAGGGCGTCACGGTGGTGGCCGCGGCGGGCAACGCGGGGCGCTCGCGGGTGGAGTTCCCGGCGGCGTACCCGGGCTCGGTGGCGGTGGCCGCGGTGGGCCCGAATGGCACGCGGGCCCCGTACTCGTCCTATGGCAGGGAGCTGGACATCGCGGCCCCGGGTGGTGACAAGCGCCAGGGAGACGCGGGCGGCATCCTGCAGAACACCATCGATCCGCGGGATGTGTCGCGCTCCGTCTACGCGGCCTACCAGGGCACGAGCATGGCGACCCCTCACGTGGCGGCCGTGGCGGCGCTGCTCTACGCCGAGGGCGCCAGCGGGCCGGACGAGGTGGAGAAGGCCCTCTACGCCGGGGCGAAGCGGGTAGGGGGCCAGGCCTGGACGGAGGAGTACGGGCACGGGCTGCTGGACGCCGAGGCCTCGCTGAAGGCGCTCGGAGGTGGGGCCTCGCGCTGGCCGTCACTGTGGTGGGCCCTGGCCCTGCTGGCGCTGGTGCTGCTGACGATGCGCGGGCGCGAGCGTCCGGGCTACTTCAACATCCTCTTCCGTCCGAGCTTCCTGGTGCCGCTGGTGCTTGCCACGGTGGGCGTGTTCTTCGCGCGCTCGTGGTTCGGCGGGGCCTCGGGTGTGGCGGGTGATGTGGTGGACGCGGCGTACCTGCCCATCCCCGACTGGCAGCGCATCATCTTCGGCCGGGGCAAGATGGCCAACCCGCTCTTCTACAGCTCCCTCATCCCCCTGCTGCTGTCCTTCCTGGCCATCAAGTTCCGGGGGCTCCGGCCGGCCATCGGCGGGCTCGCGCTGGGCTTCGCCGGTTTCCTCGCCTACGCCGCCTGGAGCAAGGCGCCCGCCCTGGCGTGGATGCCCTTCACCTTCCTCGCCGTGCCATGGCTGGTGGTCAATACGTTCATCTGCCTCTTCATCGCGCGGGCCCTGCTGCGCAAGGAGTCCGCGGTATGAAGCTCACCGGACGCGTGGTGTTCCGCGACATCGAGGGCGGCGTCTGGGTGCTCGAGGGGGATGATGGGCACACGTACCAGCTCGCTGGCGGCGACCGGAAGATCAAGAAGGACGGCCAGCGGGTGGAGGTCCACGGTGACGTCGCCCGAGACGTGATGACCTTCGCCATGACGGGCCCCGTCTTCAACGTGGCGTCCTACCGTTTCATCTGACCCGTGACGACGGGTGGGGCGGGTGGTGGGGCCTCAGCGCCGCACCATCCGCTGGAGCAGGTGCTCGAGCGCCTTCTCCGGCTCCTGACACAGGCCCGAGTGCACCGGGCCCGTCTGGATCATCGTGCTGCGCGGCGCCACCAGCCAGTGGAAGCGCTCCTTTTGCGGCAACTGGCCGATGGGCCCCGCCGCCTTGCCTCCGGCGCAGACGCGGGGAATGGAGGCCAGGTGGCCGCGGATGAGCTCCACGTCGGCCTCCGGTGCCAGCGCCGCGAGCCGCCGCTCGTCCAGCTCCACCCGCGCATCGAGGTAACGCCGGGTGAGGCAGTAGAGGATGACGCCCGCGTTGATGAACTCCTCGCGCTCCACTCGCGGCACGACGCGGATGATGGCGTAGTCAAACGAGCTGTGCGCGGGCACGTTGTGCCTCCTCGATGAACGCCGGCAGCGCTTCCAGGCGCTTCAGCAGGTAGGTGGCATAGGCCTCCCGGTGCTCCGCCACCGTCGCGAAGCGAGGCTCCATCGCCGGGCCCAGCCACGCGTCGGGCACGCACGCCACGACGTGCTGGATGACGTCCGCCGTCACCCGCTGGCGCAGGAGTGCTTCCGCCTCGGGGAGCGCGGAGGCCCAGGGCAGCAGCACGTGATCCTTCACCGCCGGGAAGCGGCTCTGGCTGCGCTCCAGGTAGTCGTCCCAGGCGTGGTGGAAGTACAGGGACGCGCCGTGGTCGATGAGCCACAGCGCCTTGTGCCAGGACAGCAGGTTCGGGTTCTTCGGCGTGCGGTCCACGTTCGTCACGTAGGCGTCGAAGCACACGATGGCCGAGGCCTCCGCGGCTGCTGGTGCCGGGCCCACCGTCGGATCGAACGTGATGGAGCCCGGCAGGTAGTCCATGCCCAGGTTGAGGCCCGCGCTCGCCTTGATCAGATCGCGGATCTCCTCGTCCGGTTCGGCGCGGCCCAGTGCGGGATCCAACTCCACCAGCACGAGCTCCGGCATCCTCAGTCCCAGGGCCCTCGCCAGCTCGCCCGAGAGGATCTCGGCCACGAGCGCCTTGATTCCCTGGCCCGCCCCCCGGAACTTCAGGACGTACAGCCCCGAGTCCTCCGCCTCGATGATGGCGGGTACCGAGCCGCCCTCTCGCAGCGGTGTGACGTAGCGTGTCGCGGTGATCGTTCTCATGTGTCGACCCTCACCCCAGCCTTCTCCCCGAGAGAGACGGGGGCATACACCGTCAACGGACATCGAGTCTCTTTTGTTTGGATTGTCTCGCCCGCTCCTGGGCGTACTCCCCGAGAGGGACCTCGCCCCGGCGGGCACGCACCCGGAGCTCGAACAGGGCCTCTCGCTCGGCGTGCAGCGCATCCGGCGAATCCTCGGGCACGGGCGTCAGCGGGTAGCGCAGATCGATCTGACTCAGCTGGACACCCAGGGGATCCAGGGTCACGTAGGTGCCCAGGGACAGCGCCGCGGCGAACACCCAGGGGATCGCCAGTCGCAGCAATCGGGTCGGGGGCTCCAGCCGGACCGGAGCCTCCGGGGCCTCCACGAGCTCCACCGGACGGGGAGGGCCCCCCAGCAGCACGGGGAAGCGGCGCGCGGCGGACAGCAGCGCCCAGAGGATTCCGCTCCCCACGAGCGCGAACATCAGGAGGGTCATCATCTCCTGCTGGCTGGTGGGCTCCTGGGGGGACTCGAGGTGCTTCGCGCTGAAGAACAGCACCGTGGACACCAGGTTGTTGGCGGAGTGCGCGAGGATGCAGGGCCACAGCGAGCCGGTGCGCAGCAGCAGCCAGCCGAACAGCACGCCCAGCTCCACGCGGGCCAGGAAACCCACCGGATCCAGGTGGAACGCGCTGAAGACGACCGCGGAGAACACGAGGGGCTTCAGGGGCGGCCCCCCGTGCGCCTTCAGGCCCTGGAAGAAGATGCCCCGGAAGAAGAACTCCTCGCACACCGGAGCCCCCAGGCTCACGCTCGCCACGATGAGGGCCATCTCCACCGGCGATTGCCCGCGGAAGATGTCCGCCACGTCGTAGATCTCCCGCCACGTCTTGGGCATCAGCGACTGGGAGACGTACTGGACGGGCGCGACGATGGCGAAGAAGTTGATCACGCCCAGGGCGAACCCGAAGGCCACCGGCGCCAGGCCCGGGAAGGACAGGCCGGTGTAGCGCACCGGCTCCCTCCCGGTGGCGCGCAGCACGTACCAGCCCACGCCGAAGAAGACGAAGATCTGGGTGAACCAGATGCCGAAGGCCACGTTGAGGGGCTGCACGAGCAGCCCCGAGGCCAGGAAGGCCACGAACACGGCCATCGTGGCGACCACCGCCACGGTGCGGGGATCCCAAAGGATAGGAGCAGGAGGTCGTGGAGGACTGGAACTGACTTCTTCCACCGGTTTTCTCCGGTTTGTGAGAGAGGTGCTCAAAACCCGACGCACCCAGGCGAGTCGCTTCTATAATGCCGAGACTGTGATGCGCTTCCCGGAACGAACGCGGAGACGGATGACGGATATCGGGCGAGGCGTTCTGCGTCGCGCGTGTCCGCTGGCGGCACTGTTGATGTCGACAACCGCGTCGGCCTCCGCGTTCCAACTCGAGGCGCGCACCGAGGCGCAGGTGTATCAGATCCGCGCCTGGAGGGACTCCTCCGCGGGTGAGCCCGTGCTGCTGCCTCGCCGGAGGATCGTCCAGTACCTGGGGATCAACGGGTACGAGCTCATCACCGGGCAGGACGTGGGCTTCGAGTCCAGCCTGCGCGTCTTCGCGGACTTCGGGCTGCCGCGCGGCGAGGCCGCGAGGATCGACGGGGTGCGCTCGGAGGACGCGGACCTGCTCCACGCCTTCGTGCGCTACGGGGGCAACGGTCTCGAGGGCCGGTTGGGGCGGCAGGTCTACGTGGACGTGGGGGACATCCTGGCCTTCGATGGCCTGCGGGTGCGCTACATGAGCCCGCTGGGAATCGGCGCCGAGGTGTATGGCGGGCTGTGGGTGAAGGGG contains:
- a CDS encoding S8 family serine peptidase encodes the protein MPMKRWTLASAVLALVMAAACASPPESGGEQAREAPAVDTSRRELAEEVPGGIVVDFKDGTSKAEFDAWEAEWGVNLEFNSVEGERTGVTIARGVGSVDEVLARIRQNPAVESAEPLKVYSVPPAEEAVSGLEAPLEEVGKDGYTPNDPDYPKQWNLRMIHMPSAWQQSRGKGVVVAVLDTGVAYEDHDDFKQVPDLEGVKFKTGYDFVNDDAHANDDHGHGTHVAGTIAQATNNGQGVAGVAFEATLMPVKVLNHFGAGTSADIAEAIRFAADNGANVINMSLGGGGYSKVMADAVEYARKKGVTVVAAAGNAGRSRVEFPAAYPGSVAVAAVGPNGTRAPYSSYGRELDIAAPGGDKRQGDAGGILQNTIDPRDVSRSVYAAYQGTSMATPHVAAVAALLYAEGASGPDEVEKALYAGAKRVGGQAWTEEYGHGLLDAEASLKALGGGASRWPSLWWALALLALVLLTMRGRERPGYFNILFRPSFLVPLVLATVGVFFARSWFGGASGVAGDVVDAAYLPIPDWQRIIFGRGKMANPLFYSSLIPLLLSFLAIKFRGLRPAIGGLALGFAGFLAYAAWSKAPALAWMPFTFLAVPWLVVNTFICLFIARALLRKESAV
- a CDS encoding DUF5818 domain-containing protein, translated to MKLTGRVVFRDIEGGVWVLEGDDGHTYQLAGGDRKIKKDGQRVEVHGDVARDVMTFAMTGPVFNVASYRFI
- a CDS encoding DUF3037 domain-containing protein; its protein translation is MPAHSSFDYAIIRVVPRVEREEFINAGVILYCLTRRYLDARVELDERRLAALAPEADVELIRGHLASIPRVCAGGKAAGPIGQLPQKERFHWLVAPRSTMIQTGPVHSGLCQEPEKALEHLLQRMVRR
- a CDS encoding CPBP family intramembrane glutamic endopeptidase is translated as MEEVSSSPPRPPAPILWDPRTVAVVATMAVFVAFLASGLLVQPLNVAFGIWFTQIFVFFGVGWYVLRATGREPVRYTGLSFPGLAPVAFGFALGVINFFAIVAPVQYVSQSLMPKTWREIYDVADIFRGQSPVEMALIVASVSLGAPVCEEFFFRGIFFQGLKAHGGPPLKPLVFSAVVFSAFHLDPVGFLARVELGVLFGWLLLRTGSLWPCILAHSANNLVSTVLFFSAKHLESPQEPTSQQEMMTLLMFALVGSGILWALLSAARRFPVLLGGPPRPVELVEAPEAPVRLEPPTRLLRLAIPWVFAAALSLGTYVTLDPLGVQLSQIDLRYPLTPVPEDSPDALHAEREALFELRVRARRGEVPLGEYAQERARQSKQKRLDVR
- a CDS encoding HipA family kinase, with protein sequence MRTITATRYVTPLREGGSVPAIIEAEDSGLYVLKFRGAGQGIKALVAEILSGELARALGLRMPELVLVELDPALGRAEPDEEIRDLIKASAGLNLGMDYLPGSITFDPTVGPAPAAAEASAIVCFDAYVTNVDRTPKNPNLLSWHKALWLIDHGASLYFHHAWDDYLERSQSRFPAVKDHVLLPWASALPEAEALLRQRVTADVIQHVVACVPDAWLGPAMEPRFATVAEHREAYATYLLKRLEALPAFIEEAQRARAQLV